The following proteins are encoded in a genomic region of Actinomadura sp. NAK00032:
- a CDS encoding helix-turn-helix transcriptional regulator, with protein sequence MTPETPGSGSTVRRILLGSQLRRLREQKGVTRQDAGYVIRASESKISRLELGRVSFKERDVDDLLTLYGVSDKTEREALLQLAREANTPGWWHRYNDVLPGWFQTYVGLEESAALIRTYELQFVPGLLQSEGYARAVIRLGNAGAAEHEIDQRVELRLQRQERLTGPDAPRLWAVVDEGALRRPIGGPEVMRGQFEHLIEMSKLPNVTIQIMPFRFGGHAAEGGAFTILRFPEQDLPDVVYVENLTGAMYLDKRDDVDTYLQAMERLCVDSATPERTVELLGDLLRET encoded by the coding sequence GTGACTCCAGAGACGCCGGGAAGCGGGTCGACGGTCCGTCGGATCCTGCTCGGGTCGCAACTGCGCCGTCTGCGCGAGCAGAAGGGCGTGACCCGTCAGGACGCCGGCTACGTCATCCGTGCGTCGGAGTCGAAGATCAGCCGTCTCGAGCTCGGCCGGGTCAGCTTCAAAGAACGTGACGTGGACGACCTGCTCACGTTGTACGGCGTCAGCGACAAGACCGAGCGCGAGGCGCTGCTGCAACTGGCGCGGGAGGCCAACACCCCCGGTTGGTGGCACCGGTACAACGACGTGCTGCCCGGCTGGTTCCAGACCTATGTGGGCCTGGAGGAGTCGGCGGCGTTGATCCGCACATATGAACTGCAGTTCGTCCCGGGACTGCTGCAGTCGGAGGGGTATGCGCGTGCGGTGATCCGCCTAGGCAACGCCGGAGCCGCCGAACACGAGATCGACCAGCGCGTGGAACTGCGCCTGCAACGTCAGGAACGCCTCACGGGCCCGGACGCGCCGCGCCTGTGGGCCGTGGTGGACGAGGGCGCGCTGCGCCGTCCCATCGGCGGTCCGGAGGTGATGCGGGGCCAGTTCGAGCACCTCATCGAGATGTCGAAGCTGCCCAACGTCACCATCCAGATCATGCCGTTCAGGTTCGGCGGCCACGCGGCCGAGGGCGGGGCCTTCACCATCCTGCGCTTTCCCGAGCAGGACCTGCCGGACGTGGTTTACGTCGAGAACCTCACCGGCGCGATGTACCTGGACAAGCGCGACGACGTCGACACCTATCTGCAGGCGATGGAACGCCTGTGCGTCGACAGTGCGACCCCGGAGCGCACCGTCGAGCTTCTCGGTGATCTTCTCAGAGAGACATGA
- a CDS encoding DUF397 domain-containing protein, which produces MLQTDYDNGMPAAELLGARWLKSSRSNSQGNCVEIAELPGGQVAMRNSRHPDGPALIYTRPEIEALILGAKDGDFDHLIASRN; this is translated from the coding sequence ATGCTCCAGACCGATTACGACAACGGGATGCCGGCCGCCGAACTCCTCGGAGCACGGTGGCTGAAGTCCTCGCGAAGCAACTCCCAGGGGAACTGTGTGGAAATCGCCGAGCTGCCCGGCGGGCAGGTGGCGATGCGCAACTCCCGTCATCCCGACGGACCCGCCTTGATTTACACCCGCCCGGAGATAGAGGCGCTGATCCTTGGAGCCAAGGACGGCGACTTCGACCATCTCATCGCCTCCCGTAACTGA
- a CDS encoding serine/threonine-protein kinase has translation MTDRTMPDALPLRSGDPTELGGYEILGRLGEGGQGAVFLGRRVGATGPVQPADHVAIKLLHGGLAGDESARARFVRELEVAKRVARFCTAQVLDADVAGDQPYIVSEYVPGLSLHHVVRSEGPRTGGALERLAISTLTALTAIHQAGIVHRDFKPHNVMLGPDGPRVIDFGVARALGAAGETQNVGTPAYMSPEHFTGGEVGPASDMFAWGTTMGFAFTGRPAFGNDEMASVMHRILTGEPDLGDLPEPMRGLVLACLAKDPAQRPTARQAQERLVGAASGTFAAEPPVPPPPAFPGLPADAAAEPGAGAPRSSTDPHGSPSAMAGALLPPDHVTDPSAPRNRTAPQPPPYEELNPPPAMPGQVHGAPPPVPPVPPGAPHGPHGQHGPEGRKRGRLIVPIAAAAAVAVVLAGGAAWAATRGGDDKGRDRQTVASDENQAGQQGGGATGSAGNAAQNPSKQKSGQPQSKKSGNPASPGPSKKPGAPQQPGQPAPTPGTGGGGGDDGGGTPAREPANKYTPQQACNSGGHGSGYYVQRSLSVSGGRAYLLYNSSGYNCAVTIKTVNVGKKSPVSVWIQKKGGSSIADSGSFAWYAGPVYVKAPGVCVRFGGNGRSAPYGNCG, from the coding sequence GTGACGGACAGGACGATGCCGGACGCCCTTCCATTGAGGTCGGGCGACCCCACTGAGCTGGGCGGATACGAGATCCTCGGCCGCCTCGGCGAGGGCGGCCAGGGCGCGGTCTTCCTCGGTCGGCGGGTCGGCGCGACGGGACCGGTCCAGCCCGCCGACCACGTCGCGATCAAGCTGCTGCACGGCGGCCTCGCCGGCGACGAGTCGGCCCGCGCGCGCTTCGTCCGCGAGCTGGAGGTCGCCAAGCGCGTGGCGCGGTTCTGCACCGCGCAGGTGCTCGACGCGGACGTCGCGGGCGACCAGCCCTACATCGTCAGCGAGTACGTGCCGGGCCTGTCGCTGCACCATGTCGTGCGGTCGGAGGGCCCGCGCACGGGCGGCGCGCTGGAGCGCCTCGCCATCAGCACCCTGACCGCGCTCACCGCGATCCACCAGGCCGGCATCGTCCACCGCGACTTCAAGCCGCACAACGTCATGCTCGGCCCGGACGGCCCCCGCGTCATCGACTTCGGCGTGGCGCGCGCGCTGGGCGCGGCAGGCGAGACCCAGAACGTCGGCACGCCCGCCTACATGTCGCCCGAGCACTTCACGGGCGGCGAGGTCGGCCCCGCGTCCGACATGTTCGCGTGGGGCACGACGATGGGGTTCGCCTTCACCGGGCGTCCCGCGTTCGGGAACGACGAGATGGCCTCGGTCATGCACCGGATCCTGACCGGCGAGCCCGACCTCGGCGACCTGCCGGAACCGATGCGCGGACTCGTCCTGGCGTGCCTGGCCAAGGACCCGGCGCAGCGCCCGACCGCGCGCCAGGCGCAGGAGCGGCTGGTCGGCGCCGCCAGCGGGACGTTCGCGGCCGAACCGCCCGTCCCGCCGCCGCCCGCCTTCCCCGGTCTGCCCGCCGACGCGGCGGCCGAGCCCGGTGCGGGGGCGCCGCGGAGCTCGACGGACCCGCACGGCTCCCCGTCGGCGATGGCGGGCGCCCTGCTGCCCCCCGACCACGTCACGGACCCGTCCGCCCCCCGGAACAGGACGGCCCCGCAACCGCCGCCCTACGAGGAGCTGAACCCGCCGCCGGCCATGCCGGGCCAGGTGCACGGCGCACCACCGCCCGTCCCTCCCGTCCCGCCCGGCGCGCCGCACGGTCCGCACGGTCAGCACGGGCCTGAGGGCAGGAAGCGCGGACGCCTCATCGTGCCCATCGCGGCCGCGGCGGCGGTGGCCGTCGTCCTGGCGGGCGGTGCCGCCTGGGCCGCGACGAGGGGCGGCGACGACAAGGGCAGAGACCGGCAGACCGTCGCCTCCGACGAGAACCAGGCCGGACAGCAAGGCGGCGGGGCCACCGGCAGTGCGGGCAACGCCGCGCAGAACCCGTCCAAGCAGAAGTCCGGGCAGCCGCAGAGCAAGAAGAGCGGGAACCCCGCGTCCCCTGGCCCGTCCAAGAAGCCGGGGGCACCGCAGCAGCCGGGCCAGCCCGCGCCCACACCGGGCACCGGTGGCGGTGGCGGAGACGATGGCGGCGGAACCCCCGCCCGGGAGCCCGCCAACAAGTACACACCGCAGCAGGCGTGCAACAGCGGCGGCCACGGGAGCGGCTACTACGTGCAGCGGTCGCTGAGCGTCTCCGGTGGCAGGGCCTACCTGCTCTACAACAGCTCGGGCTACAACTGCGCGGTCACCATCAAGACGGTGAACGTCGGCAAGAAGTCGCCCGTGTCGGTGTGGATCCAGAAGAAGGGCGGCAGCTCGATCGCCGACAGCGGGTCGTTCGCCTGGTACGCGGGGCCGGTGTACGTGAAGGCGCCCGGGGTCTGCGTCAGGTTCGGCGGCAACGGCCGCAGCGCCCCCTACGGCAACTGCGGCTGA
- a CDS encoding TetR/AcrR family transcriptional regulator: MDRGPASGRRVDLELMRTPPPKERADAARNRVKVLDAAAGLFAGQGVESVSMDAVAAAAGVGKGTLFRRFGDKAGLAAALLNQRERDLQDAILSGPAPLGPGAGDAAVPPSDRLHAFADAYLDYALDHLSLLRMSETAAPGARYRIGAYGFWHRHLTILLDQLGETDAEATAHALLAVLGAEHLAAMVDGVGAERARAAVQALYNMHPDRP, from the coding sequence ATGGACCGGGGACCCGCGAGCGGTCGGCGCGTCGACCTCGAACTGATGCGGACGCCGCCGCCCAAGGAGCGCGCCGACGCCGCCCGCAACCGCGTGAAGGTGCTGGACGCGGCGGCCGGGCTCTTCGCCGGGCAGGGGGTCGAGTCGGTCTCGATGGACGCCGTCGCCGCCGCGGCGGGCGTCGGCAAGGGGACGCTCTTCCGCCGCTTCGGCGACAAGGCGGGCCTGGCGGCGGCCCTCCTGAACCAGCGCGAGCGCGATCTGCAGGATGCGATCCTTTCCGGCCCGGCCCCGCTGGGCCCGGGCGCCGGGGACGCGGCCGTCCCGCCGTCCGACCGCCTGCACGCCTTCGCCGACGCCTACCTCGACTACGCGCTGGACCACCTCTCCCTGCTGCGGATGTCGGAGACCGCCGCGCCGGGAGCGCGCTACCGCATCGGCGCCTACGGGTTCTGGCACCGGCACCTGACGATCCTTCTCGACCAGCTGGGTGAAACGGACGCGGAGGCCACCGCGCATGCGCTTCTGGCCGTCCTCGGTGCGGAGCACCTCGCCGCGATGGTCGACGGCGTAGGGGCGGAACGCGCGCGCGCCGCCGTCCAGGCGCTGTACAACATGCACCCCGACCGGCCCTGA
- a CDS encoding PadR family transcriptional regulator produces MAVDRRASWLKGVLDLLVLAGLTRGESYGYEIAKTLADAGLGQIKGGTLYPVLNRLEEAGLVSSEFRAADRGPGRRYYRLTAAGGATLTEQSGLWLAFDESVRKMLTQGADR; encoded by the coding sequence ATGGCCGTCGACCGCCGGGCCAGCTGGCTCAAGGGCGTCCTCGACCTGCTGGTCCTCGCCGGGCTGACCCGCGGCGAGAGCTACGGGTACGAGATCGCCAAGACCCTCGCCGACGCCGGGCTGGGGCAGATCAAGGGCGGCACGCTGTACCCCGTCCTCAACCGGCTGGAGGAGGCGGGGCTGGTCTCCTCGGAGTTCCGCGCCGCCGACCGCGGCCCCGGCCGCCGCTACTACCGCCTCACCGCCGCGGGCGGCGCGACGCTCACCGAGCAGAGCGGCCTGTGGCTCGCCTTCGACGAATCAGTGCGGAAGATGCTCACCCAGGGAGCGGACCGATGA